From Pseudochaenichthys georgianus chromosome 15, fPseGeo1.2, whole genome shotgun sequence:
CAAATAACACTAACCGATCAAGGCATCCTTATTTGTTCAATGTTTTGTGCCTTTGAAGAGAGCATAGATGGATACAAAGGCTCTAGTTCCCCTTCATAAAAGGCTTATGACATCAGGTTAAGTGGTGAAACATTCGAAATATAGCAAACACTAAAAAATGATTTTCATTCTTTTAGGAGGGGTTTTTAAAAAGACATAATGCTTCCCCCGTCCATCATCTGTGCTGGTACTCTCCAAACACTACTAGGGAAAGTTATCTCATACAATCCCGCTTCAAAACATCTGAACTATCCCTTTGATAAGTTCTTGTTTGAGGAACaacttataaataaataagttctGTTTGACACGTGTTGATAAAAAGAGGTTTCATTGGTGTCCATAATGGCTAAACTAACTTGTGGAAAAAGCTGATCATGTTAATGCACTGTGATAGTGTTAGTATGTTTCATGCAACGCGTGATCAGCAGTGATTACAGAGTCGCTTTGAGTCAGATGAAAGTGGAATATGTGCCGCCAGGCCGAGGCAGAGACACCTTCCCTTTACAGCACATGTGTAGGCGTCACTCCAGGCTCACTTTACATGCTGGATTCATCAGGTCAGTGACAGCCAGACGGCACCACCGACACTAAAAACGTCACTCTGGAATTTATGTGTTTACGAGCTTCCAATTATTCCATCAAATCAGAGAAAATCAAAGGTTTGATGAGTTGTTAAGAGGGGAGAAAGGGGTTTGGCTTGCTGTGATCTATTGAAGAGTTTTAAAAATCTTACGTCTCTGAAGAGGGGGAGAGCCACGTTTTCAAATGAAGGCAAGTCAACCACATACTGCCCAACTGTGTGTTCCTGTCTGCCATGAGAAGAACCAGCGAGGTCTCTGAAAGATACAATAAGTCACTGGAAAACAGCACAGATAaaagagagcaggtacttttgATGGGATGACCCTGGTACCTGATTCTGGACAGCTGGCCCCTCTCTCCTGTCACTGTGACCACATCAAAGCCGACCCTCCGGCTCCCCTCCCTGACCTCCTCTGTGTAAAACCCTTCCACTCCCACTCCTGATGACATTAGAGCCTCACAGGCTTTCTGCACCACAGTGGTTTTACCCACACCTGGGAGTACAATAAGAGACAATGTAAAACAACTGAATATCACTTATTGATTCTGTGAAATGTTAGGATGCGTCTTAGCCATGCATTAGTGATGAAGACATCCTTCTCCCATAAATAATCAATAAGGGGTaaactaaatatacacaactttaaatGAATATGTATGTACATAGGGAATAGTGAGCCATGTGAACTAAAACCATTAAGACAAGTACAATGTTGAGGGAATTGTACTttaactccactacatttatgtaGTACCTTAAGCTACTTTGCATATATGATATAAAACATAATCAGCCTTCAGGACTTTAGTTACACTTGATTAAATTCATAAAATACCAAGTAGTAACTCAAACTATACAAATTAGTCCCACCTTTgataccagctttgataaacatatatccatcaataattataatcaaaacatgatataatattatatattattctcAAGTGGGtcgatctgcataatgagtacttttaccttTGGTACTTTAACTTGAGTAATATTTTCatagcaggacttttacttgtaacatagtattcctagactctggtacttctactttaactaacgtacaagatctgagtacttctcccacctctgcatgTTACCAGTATATTGCGATAGATTAGCTAAAGACAAGCTAACTTTCCTCCGAAGCAACCTAAACATGTGCTGGCTCGGACACAGGGTAACTACAGCTGAATGACTACACTTGATTTACAGCGACTGCACTTTCAGCAGCAGCCCAGGCTGGTGTTCAGTGTTACCTGGAGGTCCTGTCAGGAAAACGTGTTTGAACATTTCAGTTTACACCGTTCAACAGTTTCAACATGCTGCTGCAGCACTTCCGTACACAGCTTGTTGACGCATGCGCAGTAGTaaccacaccgcagtactttatCTGAATGAAGACGAACACGTTAAAGTAGAAGAACTGAGAGGGAACACATATACTGCAGGTGAAAGTAATGAGAAACTATTCCAAAACATAGCTCagcataaaaaaaaacatatttgtacAATATTGTGCCTCAAAATAATGAGAAACATCTTATTTTGACTACTATCTCATTATTCTGACTTGGCATCTCCTTATTTTGACTTTCATTTTACTAACTCATTGTTATGTTTAACAATCtcattgttgtgacttaggctTCTATCTTATTATATTCTCCATTGACAGATAGATTGGTTGAAAAATATTGAATTGTATTAAAGCTGTACTGTAGTTAAGTCAAATGTACAGAAGATCCCTCTGCGAAGTAATGGAGTATAAttataaagtagcataaaattCAGCAACTGTATGTTAGTGAGTTTTAGTTAATTACAGTACTTAAATACTAAATATACctactattattaataatatcaatGGATTTCCACCAATGCAAATACGTTTTCATTGTCCCAGTGGGACTGGGACAATGAAAACGTATTTGCATTGTAACACAGTCCTGTAACTGTCACacaaaaaacaaaccaaaccaGTTTTAAATACATGTATAGCTGTCTCTGTTTTGCTTATCAAATAACTGACAAATGCAAAGTCGCAGGCGGTTAAAGGAAACACCCTGAAATCAGGAGCTGGAGCTCTGGGAGACTTTAGCTTGTGACAACTCGACTGGAAACGAGAGCCAATTAAGTTAAAAATGATTTGCTTGCAGTGTGCATAGAGACATTTTCATCCACTTATGTCACTAAAGACTCATGGTCCAAGAAGTTATGCAAATATACAGTAGCCTAGTATTAAGTAAGTGATTAAGAAGTAAAGTGATCACATTATTTCCACTAAAAAAGATTCTTTATTCAAAGGTATCAGATATTATACACAACattttttacatacaaatgtaCATATTTGCTGGAACATTGCCATTTGGAAATATTGTAACCTTAATGTAGAATTCTATAAATATTTTCTTTACATGGTATAACCAGGGAGTTTGTTGGCCACTAGCTCAGACATATGCTTATACTCCTTTCTGAAATCCAGAGACCCAAGCTCATCCTCCAGTTCCTCCACCTCCTGCTGTTCAAAGGAGGACACTGACCCAGCAGAAGACCCTCCCACAGGACCGCTGTTCTTGGATGACCCACTCCGTTTACCTCTGGATGATATCAGACTCTCAGCATCAGATCTCTTTCCCACTCTACTGCTCACTGTCCTCTGTCTTCTGGAGCATATGGTCTGCAAGGAGCTGGACCCGTCTAGGTCACTGTCATCGGAGGAGAAGCTAAGGGCCGAGGCCTGGGATCGGGCTTGGATTATTGTGTGCGTCCCCCTCAGAGCGTGCTGTGGAGAGCGGGGGGCTTTGATGGGCACGGGGAGGACGGCTCTCTTCTGAACCCATTCTGAGTCAGAGCGGTGGAGAGGAGAGCATGGGGTCTTGGCTCTGGTGGACTCGGGGCTGCTCAGGGGGTCAGGGGAGTAGGCATCGCTGGGCTCCAGGCTGTTAAAGTCATCAGCGTAGTCTGCGTCCTCGTTTCCTTCCTCGCTGGAGTCTGAAAATGAAGATTTGAGGCTGCTATGTCTGCTGCTTCCTGAAGATTCAAATGGTTCTATATGCCTGTCAGATTCAGACTGTGATTTCACTTGATCTGAGTCACCGTGATGCTCTTCTTTATTTTGGGTAACATGATCCCCTTCCACCCTTGGGATGTGAACACACTTCAAGTCTTTTTCAGAAAGAGATTTTTCGGAATCTCTCAAAAAGTCGGTGTCTTTTTCACCTCGAGCTTTGCCATGTTTTAGCGTGAATGTGCCCTGAAATTCAGAGTCCGTTGCGATGTTTTGCATCATTGTCTCGACATTTTCATTTAGACTGGAGCCCGATTTTCTTTTGCTGGACTTCACAATCGTATTACTTGACTTAGTCTTAGCTTTGTTGATACTTGACTGTGTTTCACGTTGTATTAAGGCCATGCATTCCCGTCGTTTCACTTTAAGAGGCGAAATGTTCTTCAGCCTCAGATTGAATGTTTTAGTCGTACCATACACAAGCTTCTTGTGAGGAGATTTGCTGGAGCTTTTAgcctcttcctgtttgtctctcactTTAACAGATGCAGGTGTAGAACAGGATCTGGGTGAATGTACATGTTTTAAGTTGGGACTAGTTCCCTGTTTGGAAACCTCTCCTGGTGTGTTTCCATGGCCAGCGAAAGGCTCTGTGGATGCCGGCCTGTAAATCCATGATAGATTGGGATGAATAGACAGAGGCTGGTCTGAGTTCTGACCATTCAACTGTGACAGCTCACAAGAAGAGCGTTTAACAGAGGCAACTGTCGTAAGGCTTCCCCGAGGACATTTGGAGTCGCCCCGCTTGTttcttgtttttttgcagttttTTCACGTCTTACTTTCTGCTCAATCATTGGAGCACTTGCAAGTTCATTTGTATATTCACTCGTTTCATCTTCAGTGTCTTCAAATGTGAAAGCCTCAGAGTCTAAATTCGGTACAGGGCAATCCCCTTCTTTACGTGTGTGTTTTTTCTCTGCAGAATTATTGTAGAAGAGATGTGGCGGACAAAAAACAGTTACATCTTCTTCAAAATTATTTTCAGTTTCTTCATGCGTCTGGGGCATTTGTCTCCCTGGCTTGTGTTCACTCTGCAGGACAACAGGAACACCATTGTCCTGATTATCCTCATGTATTAATGTATTCTCATCAAGAGCCACTGATGCTGTGATTTGTTTCTCCATGAGgcttttttgtaaatgttttcCGCCATGTGCACTGCGAAGTCCCTTTCTTTCTGTGATGTGTGGCAGTAAACTAGCTCCCAGACTTAGAAGTTTGTAACTCAGAGAAATTGATCCAATGTTCTCCCCCATGAGGTTGCAAACACCCACAACCCCCCTTTCACCATGAGACGAGGGAGTAGAAACACCACGTTCACTCACATCCTGCCTGATTCTGTCCATCGCTTTCGCCAGTGACACAAGAGAGGTACCAACACATTTGGGGATCTCTTCTTTCACATCCAGCACCATAGCATACAGAGGAGTGTTGGATAGATGGGTAAACAGTGCGTTCAGGTTCATTTTGAAGAAACAAGACTTCCCTCTGTTGAAGGCATATCCCCCCTGCTGATCCTTTCCATTGTGTGCATGTTGGTTCCCTCCAGCATTGATTTTCTCAGGCTGATAAATGAGCAGCGTTGGGAAATCCAGCAGTCTTACTCCCAGAGCAAGCTCGTCGGAAACTTGACTTTCTTTCTCCACTCGGATGGATTCCACCAAAAGCTCAAATGAAACAGAGTCTCGATTTGTTCTCGTCCTGACATCCTGAAAGCCGTGTGATAACAAAAGAAACCTTAAAAACGAGCTAACTAACTAGCTGTTAGCTAATCCGCAGTTTTAGCTTGTATCAGCTCCATGGAAACAAGCAGCTGTCGCGAGCATTATGCGTCACACAATGCGCCGGAATACCTGGGAATTGTATTTTCAATTGGAAGTGTATACGTACTCACAAACTGTGGCAAGATATTTCTAGATTTTTATAACACATTGTGATTCTTAACTTCTCCTTAAACATGTGCTTTTGTTTTCTATTAAGGGTTAACGCagcataaatacaaaatatacttTCTTGATAACTGTCATTTTTttaaagataagataagagatAAGttaaagtactttattgatcctaatttgggaaatgtttgcgttgtagcagcataaaaagacatggcGTTGAACATTAAACATGTAAAGACTAAAATAAACATTCCAAAATGTTAATAGAAATGAAATAGCATtacaaaaagtagaaaatacacaattacaaatgtaCAGTAACTAAATATAATCTGAACAAGAacaatctgtgctattgta
This genomic window contains:
- the LOC117459399 gene encoding uncharacterized protein, producing the protein MALIQRETQSSINKAKTKSSNTIVKSSKRKSGSSLNENVETMMQNIATDSEFQGTFTLKHGKARGEKDTDFLRDSEKSLSEKDLKCVHIPRVEGDHVTQNKEEHHGDSDQVKSQSESDRHIEPFESSGSSRHSSLKSSFSDSSEEGNEDADYADDFNSLEPSDAYSPDPLSSPESTRAKTPCSPLHRSDSEWVQKRAVLPVPIKAPRSPQHALRGTHTIIQARSQASALSFSSDDSDLDGSSSLQTICSRRQRTVSSRVGKRSDAESLISSRGKRSGSSKNSGPVGGSSAGSVSSFEQQEVEELEDELGSLDFRKEYKHMSELVANKLPGYTM
- the LOC117459786 gene encoding cancer-related nucleoside-triphosphatase homolog, which produces MFKHVFLTGPPGVGKTTVVQKACEALMSSGVGVEGFYTEEVREGSRRVGFDVVTVTGERGQLSRIRDLAGSSHGRQEHTVGQYVVDLPSFENVALPLFRDVGSAEGGSRKVFVIDEIGKMELFSQPFIRAVRHTLDSSSCTVLGTIPIPKGKPLGLVEEVRSRRDVKIFTVSKENRNTILQDILSTVQTCLQPST